Sequence from the Sardina pilchardus chromosome 15, fSarPil1.1, whole genome shotgun sequence genome:
ctctttttaggcaactttagcatggtatcaaatacattttctcctcactgtatacacaggaaaaattaagagaccactgcatatTTTCTAATGTCAgcctacagttgctgagtgacattcaaatgagttgacagtcATATTTCTAAATTAAGACAAAACTGCCAATTTGAATATGAATGTCAACCtaatttgaatgtcactcagcaaccataggatgacatcagacaAATGAGCAGAGGTCTTTAATTTAAAATGTTCCAGATCTGTATAGTATATTTCTGAGAACTTGGGATTATCAACTACAAAGACGGCCCAAGCACACAATGGGAATTATAATTTTAGAGCAATCTAGCGCTACTCACCGTCGCCCACCACCAGGCATCAGGTATGCTGCTGAAGGGCGTGCCAACCACCTCCCGCTCTACCGAGTGCAGAAGGGCTGAGAATGTAAAGATTCCCATGGCAATAAAGAGGAAGAGGCAGCACACTTGCTGGTAGCACTGCCGCAGCGTGAACCCAAACGCCTGCATGCCTGTGGAGTGACGTGCCAGCTTGAGAATGCGAAAGATGCGCATCAGTTTGACGACCTTCAGGATCTTGCTGACCTTGCTGACGCGCGCCATGGTTTTCAGGTCGTCCTGGGCGCTCAGGTCCTCCGGATTGCTGAAGGCCTCGAAGATCAGCTGAATGAAGTAGGGCATGACAGCTACCAGGTCCACAAAGTTCAGGGCGCTCATCAGGAAATGCTTGATTTCGCAGGTGGTGAGCAATTGAAGGAAGTACTCAAAGGTAAAGAAGATGATCGAGAGGATCTCAATGCACTCAAAGTAGGTCTTCCCATATATGGCCTCGCACTTCAATTCCTTGACTGTGTTGAGGGTCATGGCAACTATGGAGATGAGCACAAACAGGCTGGAGAACACAGCAAAGGCCTTGGCTGACAGAGAGGAGTAAGGGTTCTCCATCAGGTCCCAAAGGGACTTCCGAACACCCCCCAGGAACATGTCCTTGAAGCCATCCTCGCTGTGCTTGGGCTCGATCTGAGCCATGAGCTCCTTCTCCACCTTGAGGTAGTCCCTCAGCTCGTCCACCTTCTCCTCAAAGAGGATGCGGCAGCAGCGCTGGGTGTCCTTCAGGCTGACGCCCCAGTACTGCATCTCCTCTTCGAAGTTGATGGGACACAGCTCCTCCATGACCCAGAGCACGCCACTGTGGTAGAACTGGAAGATGTAGTTGAAGAAGACAGGGTCCCGGTCGAAGAAGAACTCGTCCCTCCTGACGCAATAGTCATCACAGAATGTGAGCTGCTTGATGCGGTCCGTGCAAAGGGCCAAAGAGCCAATGCGTGTGTATTGGTACCTGGCAGCCAAATGTTTGGATAGGAGGAAAATCCTGCCCCCAACATTGATGTTCAGCAAATGTGTTGGTTTCCTCGACTTGGTTTTGACACCGGACTTTTTCGCCTTGGGTTGCGTACTCTCAGAAGTAGGGCTGTCCAGGTTCTCCATGGAATTCCATGCCTTAACCGACCTATCCTGGGAGAACGGGAATGTCTGTTCATCTACGGCGCATGAGAAACTATCTGTGAGCTTCAGGTTGGCAAATAAGGTGGAGCGCCTGTTTTTCAGCTTCTTTCCTGGCTCCTGAGGAGTAGCCATTAGTTATGTATCCAAAATCCAAAGTCTGTTTTTGCAAGCAGTCCAATGAATAACTATGAACTCTCGGATTCCTTTGCAAGGGCCGAGTTAACCGCTATGTCAGCTGGGGGCCAACCTCCAGGCCGAGCGCAACCCTCAGCATCAGCTCCATGAAAAAGAAGACCGTAGGGCTATCGGATGCGGAAgcttcccccctctccttctcccgtTAACCTGTGCTTCCGtgggaaggagaagaaaaagtcATTCTGGCTTTGCTGGCCCTGAGGATCAAGACTGCCTGTTCAGagattttttccctcctttctctcaaactccctccctccctctccactcacACTTAATCTTGTTGCCATCCTTCCTATCCCTGCTAAATACGGTCGGCAGGGATTAGTGCACAAGTTGATTTAGGGATTGCAACCTTGGATAATGTTGATGGCTTTAAAAACATTATTTCAatatttactcttttttttgtaattttttgcTATTCTTATCCCTGAAGTTGAATGTATGTAGCTTTGCAtacatttttgtttgctttatCAATAATGGGGATATTCATTTTTCAACAGTTTATTTcattcaaaaactacagtacaaTTGCTTTATCTCACATTCTGATTTTAAGAGCttttaacagaaaaaaatactcATATACTACAGAATCTTTGATCAAAACCATTAAATAAACGATAAATATAACACTttgttttcaaataaaacaatcataTGATGCAACCTGAAAATCTGAAAGATCCAAACAATCTGACATTTCACAATTTCCAAGTGTTGTAGCTTTCAAACAATCATTCCCAATTGTACCACTGAGAATTACAATATAACAGATTTGTTTCTATTTCAGCATTAATAAGCAACCAAACAAGGAAAGCAGAAATCACCAACAGAAACAGAAGAAAGTGCAAATAAAATGATAGCTCTACGCAATGCATAATCATTGCTCATAACTTTTTCCAGCAGGAAGTACAGTATTCACACCAAAGTACTGAATATATTAATCATACTAGTGCAACCTATGATCATTACTTTCGATAAACCAGCTAATAAGCCATTCAGAATATCTGAATAGTAGAACTTGTATGGCCATCAACTTAACAGTGCCAGAGACAAACAAGTTACAGTTAAGGCCAGAAAAGCATGTGTTACAAATACTGAGAAAACAGTTAACTACTTAGCCAACTAAATAGGTTAGCACATAATACCGTAACATCATGGCCATGTTACAGTAATAGGCAGCTTGGTTCAAGTTTGATTAATCCTTAAATGAGGAAGTCACTCAAGCATGTGCCTAGGGTGACTCATCACAGCCTCTTTGTTAAGTAATGATATTGTTCATCTCTCTGATTCAATATAGATCACTGTTGTGCATCTCACAGACGCCAAAAGGTTAGCCAACATTGGAATTTCTTCCTGGAAAGTTTTCAGAAAAGGAGCAAGGAAGAAAaacctcagacacacagaaaaaaaaaacaattcaacaAACAAAATTCCTTAGTCCTATTGGATACCATCAAGCCAAACAAATTCTAAGTTTTTCTCTGTGAATAGAGACCTGCAGGCACACGAAATGAATGAGTGATTAGATCGGAAGCAGTCAATTCGCTGATAAAACTCTGTGACATTGAGTCAAACGACCTGTTCCAAATCCTCATTTATTTAATCCCcaccttccctcccctccccctccccctccccttcggCCAGACCTCATCTCTCGTCTACAGGAGTTACAGGTTGTGCAGAGGGCTGGCACCAGCACCATCGCCCAATGCTGCTCACTGACCCGGCAGGCAGCAGCAGGAACTTGGAAGCCTTTAATAGTTGAGACGGAGAGGACATGGCAGGAGACAGGATGACAGGTTGACAGGATCACGCTGACTCTTCACAAATCACCCGACCCATCGTCTTCACGCAAGCACCGTCCGTCCCATCACCTCCGCCAGCTTAAGCAGTCtcctaagggggggggggggggtcacacagCACTATCTCTATCAGTTGTCTATTAAGCCAGCTGATTAAGGGCTGTGGTGTTAACTCAGGTGAGGAGCCAAGGCAGGTCAAGGCAGGTAGAGGACCATGCGCTGACCTGCCTGCTGGGAtgcaggtgctgctgtggtatgtgtgcatgtttgtgtttgcgtttgtgtgtgcgcgcgtgtgtgcgcgtgtactgGGGGACGAGGCACTCACATTGAGGAGATGGCCGTTGAGGGGGGCAGCAGGCATCAGGGGGTCACGGGACTCTCCAAGAAAGTCATCAGCTTGGAGACTGGGGCTTCTTTGGGTGGAGCTGAgctccaccctccaccaccacagcagccCCACCAGCAGCAGGCTGAGCAGCACTAGGAGAGAAGGGTGGAGGTTCAGGGGGAAGAAACTGAGTGTTatgccccagctgtggcgcaacttcacttcctgtcattctccacagTCCTATAACATtaaagcagagagggttaaagcggagcgagaggcgcaaacgttcgaccatttccgcgttctgttttcgcaaaggggaggggggccaaatcgccctttaagcagacctagaaagtgacgttacatttgaacttaactgcttgccgatcgatatcccactatgacgtttTTGCGACacacctctttaagcagacaagaactgttcgaattttgcttccatagaaatgcattatgttgctctatcttgtcagtaataaaggatctttgattaaaggcataaaagcccaaacatttttttaaaaaaaaatttaaaaaaaagaaactgagTGTTATTCCTCAGAAGACATGCAGAAGTCCCCAACCTAGTCACGGCATAACATAAAGTGACAAAAATCATTGAGTCCTTTTTCCCAAGGTTCCCtaaaacacattaaaacacaGGTCTCAGGTTTCAACATAAACCTGAGTAAGAACATTTGTGTTTCCGTCAAATGGAAATTTTAAGCAATATGACACGAGTGGAAGTGGTGTTGGTAGAGGATATCCTTATGGCTGTAATGTGGCCACATGTATGCCTCATACACCTCAATTTTTATGGGCAATGCAGCCAGTGGGAAAATGACGCTGTCTATGTCCCTTGTAAACTTGCATGTTGCCATAGTGTGAGATATAAAGGATATGCACAGGTAACTACAGGAACTGGAAGCATGTTAGGCATACTTTTTCTGTCTGAAAATGCatataggggaccaatcacagaacagggggggaaagcaagacgatgatgagctatgcacagacgcatttgatagacatcaataaatcaataaaccAATAGACGGATCTGgccatttttttcaaatgcgagaaaatgaacgttggCTCCCAGACAacatctcattgagaagtggtggcgcaAGCCAGGCTATATTCAGCTGGCATTTCTTTTTGAATACTTCCTGGGAGTGACACCCCCAGAACCCCATTTTGGACTAAGTTCCTACAGTTTTAAACTCTTGGTGACACCCTTGTTTCCTGGTCACAATAAGTTAAAGCCAAGCATGTTGGTTTAAGGAAACAGTACATCCTATGATCGTATAGGTTAAACGTACGTTTACCTCCTGCTTAGATAACAAGAGGCATAAGCTCCCATAATTTGAGCAACACAACAAGCAGACTTACGGTATGTGCTTATTAATGTGCATAGCGTTATTGCAATGACCAATGTTCATCCCTACTGTGACCTTGGGTTAGTGACTATAATGTTGGCAGGCCTGcatgagagaggtggagataaGGCCAGGTTCTGACCTTAGGAGCATAACAAACTGCTGGAAGTCTATGTTATGTCCCTGAGTGTGATATCAGTGTCTGCTTGCTGTTCTGAGTTTTCGTGTTTGTTTCGTAAAGTCCCGTGGGCACACAACGCTTAATTGCTTGCCTGCATTTGCTTGCCGCGCGCCCTTTAAAAAGGGGCTTCCTACGTCACAGGGAAAGCACAGTTTCGCATTTTGGGTTGCCGCTACCATGTCACACTACACCGCTCCATGTTCATGTTCCACAACACCCCAGACTGGGACATGACAATCTGGCTGTATGCAAAACTCACCAATGAGTGACACTATCCATGCAAAGCTGGCCTCAGAAAGGTCTGACTTCAGCATAGGTTGGTATGATGAACTCCCTGGAACACAGTCAAAAGTAGCCCCCTCACTGATCTGGATGGCAGTGCATTACAGTGCTCTCTAGATAACATACTGAAACACTGACCCCAAACCTGTGAACAAAGCTTGATTCATACACTTGCTAATTGTCATATATTATACTACAACATTAAACATGTTCCCCATGTGTGAAGTGCATAATATGAAGTAGCTTGCATGCATGAGTACATCTCTGGTTATACAAAAAGGCTATTTTCCACTAAGACAAGCAATATTACTGCAGCTCTATCCAGAAGAGATTAAGTACAACTATTCTTCAATGTAATGTGTACCAGTTGGTGTGGTTGTAGATTGTTATTCTCTCCCTAATTAACAGAATGCTAAACCCTTTGTCAGCTTTCCATCTTTTTGTTAAGAACTGGTTCCAGGAAAACTATCGTCATTCACATTCCAAGAgataaaagaaaagagaaggttTGCTTTTTACTTGTAGGATCTGTAGGAGACAAACAAGTGAAACCAGGCATTCCCTTCTCAGAGAAGAATTCCTGCACACACCCAGATGGACACACCTTCCCTGGGAAGCCACACGCTGCTTGACCTACAAATTTATCAAAGCAgaacacagaaccacacacaatgtacacaatCTGGCAGACAGAACAAATGTGAACACCATCAAAAGGTGCAACAGCAAAGAGGGCTGAATGCAAGTCAACAGACTTGTATGGAACactgatcaaacacacacgcaacacacctgtggtacaacacatacacagatgtgcACCAATGCTACCCTGGCCCACGCctgactacgtacttccgctcattatagtgcatgaaaatccactatactgttcttccaaagtgttcttattccactacttctaacgcacgcaattcagcttgaaccgtttaacgtagaaacttcattcaaacgttgttgcgtaggtcttgtttatgccatgtctgctttgtatttttcaactttttaacttttatactttttaaactatgaattaaaaaacgatttccccatagatttaacattgagctattttcccatagacttaacattgctcattatgacatcacggcagcaattagaatgttacgccaggtggccagtccaggtgcagcagctcctctctctctctcaggcacactggctctcttgagactacattttctgttcccctgtatcaactgtatcaacataagtcttcctaattccatccaactttctatccattcatcttcttcaaaccattcactcatccacccattctaaacagtctgcctatcaacatcaattagacgatctacattcaacttttaaacaatctactctgtctcaggctttaagagcacaccctggctctcttaagactagccagttaaattgattacacctgtatctgtatccactactctcagtagagctgtgtctctccattctacaagaatataaggcacattccatccaactttctatccattcatcttcttcagaccattcactcatccacccattaaactgtctatcaacatccattaaactctctgtctatcaacattaattagactacattcaacttttaaatgatttactctgtctcaggcttcaagcatatacactctggctctcttaagactagccagttaaattgattacacctgtatcaactgtcagtttctctggctataagcatacaatctctctgaagactacatatcctgttaactgtttcctctgtccacaactgtttcaaaataaaagtcctcactgcaataatacaccattaaatcatttaaccattgaaactactcaactatttaactgttcaaccattccaactgtcagttatcatcaactatgcctccagtcaactacatgaaacctccatgtacctagcaaccaacatagcaaccattaaaattaagcgtttatgaccgtttccatagcaaccaacatgattacactgcagtaacttcttgtttcctgatagtggccacatgaatacccttgcaacaaatgtttaaaaataaaagtccgcactagcaagttagctagttagcatggttagcatagttagcatttttagcataactgctagaaatgattggctaagttagctaatcaacctggttagcatgtttagcatagttagcatttttagcataactgcaaaaaatcatcaactaagttagctaatcaacctggttagcattgttagcatttttaacattgttagcatagttagcatttttagcattattgctagaaatcatcagttaagttagctaatcaacctggttagcaatgttagtttgagttagcattgttaacatttttaccataactgcatgaaatcagtagctaagttaaccaatcaacctggttatcattgttaccatagttaacattttaacatgaatagaaatcattagttaaattagaactggaatgtttcagctttaaactgtctaccttcacactatcaactctctgtaaactatgcaactaccatgtttaccctagctacaccttagtaaccatatctacattatctatctatttttgcattttcatgcactggtaattccttggaattgcatttctagttcttcttctaacgcatttaatgcagcttcaaccgtttaacgtagaaacttcattcaaactttgtaacgtaggtcttgcttaggacacccgtgctatttatttttcaactttgtaacttttatactttttaaactataaattaaaaactattaaaatttccccatagacttaacattgtgattatgacatcataatagggcaattagaatcttctgccaggtggccaggccagctgcagcagctctctctctctctcaggctttaagcatacattctctgtgaagactacatatacctgttaaactgtttcctctgtccacaactgtttcaaaataaaagtcctcactgcaataatacactattaactcattcaaccattgaaactactaatctatttaactgttcaaccattcccactgtcagttatcatcaactatgcctccagtcaactacatgagacctccatgtacctagcaaccaacatagcaaccattaaaattaagcgtttatgaccgtttccatagcaaccaacatgattttactacagtaacttcttcattcctgatagtggcagccatggataccctattaacaaatgtttcaaaataaaagtcctcagtagcaagttagctagttagcatggttagcatagttaacatagttaaaatttttagcataactgctaaaaatgattagctaagttagctaatcaacctggttagcattgttagcatagttagcattgttagcatagttagcattttgaacatttctgttagaaatcattagttaagttagctgatcaatctggttagcattgttaacatagttagcattgttagcatttttaccataactgttagaaatcattagctaagtaaaccaatcaacctggttatcattgttaacatagttaacattttaacataccttttagaaatcattagttaagttacaactggaatgtttaagctttaaactgtctaccttcacacatcaactctcgGTAAACTAtacaatcaccatctttaccctagttacaccctagtagccatatctacatcatttatctatacattttttcattttcatgcactggtaattccttggaattacatttctagtttacatttctcttcaacGTCCGTCTGTTAAAGCTTTATCCAGCTTTGTTTACTTCGTTTACAACTTTTAACTTCaacctagcatagatcattgaatctcgcctgctagcatcatgcttaaaagtgactaagatttaaatttaaaacgtatctcttctcaagttagaaagtagaccaactgaaaatgaaacctgataGGCTGAttcgacatggaactacaccctcatctggtgtaataatcaagggaagttgcaaacatACCATGGGCGCAGCCTACAAAAACGTgatgtttcattttcagttggtctttttGCATTTTctaaaattaccagaaatcttagtcacttttaagcatgatgctagcaggcgagatgctaatggtctaatccgattcaatgatctatgctaggccgaagctaaaagttgtatcgccagactcacagaatgactGGATAAACGGGAAAAAGGTATTAcatttgctcgaggggaggtggaaaattagcttacttccaaaaatggcggaatatccctttaatgcataTTTAATGCAACGCGATTAAAAAACAATCAAATcatcattccacacacacaaacacacacacgcacacataggaCAGCACTAAAACACCCACCATGCGGCTGCAGGACGGGGTGTACCACAGCTAACCCCCCCGGCGAGGGTGTCTGGTCTAGGAGCACCAGAGTCGAGCTGCCATCGTGCTTGCTGGCACGACTCACAGTGCCGCTGGCCTGGTCAGACCAGAACACATGGCCCTGTGATAGAACAGAACCAAACAGATCAGCAcctccatcagcagcagcagcagcagcagaactcGACTCAGAGGCTTTACATGTTGTCTGCATCAGTGATTCTTAAACGTTATGAACATTGGCCGAGTCAATGACAAGCAGTCAATGAATCCATAACTGGCGCTCATGTGGCAAAACAAGGCTGCATTGTGCTTTGTCACTGGTAAGCTCACACGcagtatctttaaaaaaaaaaaaaaagaggcacagGTGAAGATTTGCATAAACAGATAATCCACTTCTGGAACATTATGGAAACACTGAGTTGTAAGCCTACATCTAGGGCTGCTGAATCTCCCAGTTCTTAAACATGTTTGTCTAAAAACTAAAAATGTTTTGTCTAGAATCATTTTGCAACCCATTCCATGTTTttgccccacagtttgagaaccacttgTCTACTTCATacatatctacagtacatgcaaaacaaaaatgtaactataatacaatgcaatacaatgcaatCCAACAATAGTTTCCACAGCATTCTTTAACAATAGACATC
This genomic interval carries:
- the LOC134102377 gene encoding potassium voltage-gated channel subfamily V member 2-like — its product is MATPQEPGKKLKNRRSTLFANLKLTDSFSCAVDEQTFPFSQDRSVKAWNSMENLDSPTSESTQPKAKKSGVKTKSRKPTHLLNINVGGRIFLLSKHLAARYQYTRIGSLALCTDRIKQLTFCDDYCVRRDEFFFDRDPVFFNYIFQFYHSGVLWVMEELCPINFEEEMQYWGVSLKDTQRCCRILFEEKVDELRDYLKVEKELMAQIEPKHSEDGFKDMFLGGVRKSLWDLMENPYSSLSAKAFAVFSSLFVLISIVAMTLNTVKELKCEAIYGKTYFECIEILSIIFFTFEYFLQLLTTCEIKHFLMSALNFVDLVAVMPYFIQLIFEAFSNPEDLSAQDDLKTMARVSKVSKILKVVKLMRIFRILKLARHSTGMQAFGFTLRQCYQQVCCLFLFIAMGIFTFSALLHSVEREVVGTPFSSIPDAWWWATVSISTVGYGDVVPVSVLGRLVAFACISFGIILNGMPISILFNKFSDYYAKLKAQEYTQASVKRGLQLKVRLRRRLDLCFHPEPDESGGPS